Within Komagataeibacter sp. FNDCR2, the genomic segment TGCTGACGCCCATCGTCATCGCCATCCTCACGCAGCTTCGCCTCAGTCCTGCTGCGGCGCTGGCCTTTATTATCGCCACTGGCTTCGTCGCGGATACCACCAGCCTGCCGCTCGTCATCTCCAACCTGGTGAACATCGTCAGCGCCAATTTCTTTGGCATTGCGTTCGATCGCTATGCTGCGGTCATGGTCCCTGTCGATCTGGTAGCACTTGGTGCAACGCTGGCCGTCTTGTGGCTGTGGTACCGGCGGCAGGTGCCTGCGACCTATCCCGTCGCCGAACTGCCCGCACCTGCCACGGCCATTCGTGACCATCATGTATTCCGGGCGGCATTTCCGCTACTGGCCCTCGTTCTGGCGGCCTATTTCCTGACAGCGCCGTTTCATATCCCGGTCTGTGTCGTAGCTTGCCTGGCCGCCGGAACCCTGTTGCTCGTCGCCGGGTATGGCCGGGAGATCCCTGTTCGCAAGGTGCTGCGGGGCGCCCCGTGGCAGATCGTGATCTTCTCCCTGTGCATGTATCTGGTGGTCTATGGGCTGCGCAATGCCGGGCTGACTGACTATCTTGCGACCGCACAGGTCTGGCTCGGTCATCAAGGGACGTTCACGGCCACCATCGGCACCGGCTTTCTGGCGGCGGTTCTGTCGTCCATCATGAACAATATGCCGAGTGTGCTGGTCGGGGCGCTGGCGATCCAGCAGGCTCACGACATCACGCCGCTGACACGCGACCTGATGATCTATGCCAACGTCATCGGTTGCGACCTCGGGCCAAAATTCACGCCGATTGGTAGTCTCGCAACACTGCTGTGGCTGC encodes:
- a CDS encoding arsenic transporter, with the translated sequence MLALLIFVVTLVFVIWQPRGLGIGWSAMAGAAVALAAGVIHWHDIPVVWHIVWDATFTFIALIVISLLLDEAGFFHWAALHVVRWGKGRGRTLFPLIVVLGAAIAAVFANDGAALLLTPIVIAILTQLRLSPAAALAFIIATGFVADTTSLPLVISNLVNIVSANFFGIAFDRYAAVMVPVDLVALGATLAVLWLWYRRQVPATYPVAELPAPATAIRDHHVFRAAFPLLALVLAAYFLTAPFHIPVCVVACLAAGTLLLVAGYGREIPVRKVLRGAPWQIVIFSLCMYLVVYGLRNAGLTDYLATAQVWLGHQGTFTATIGTGFLAAVLSSIMNNMPSVLVGALAIQQAHDITPLTRDLMIYANVIGCDLGPKFTPIGSLATLLWLHVLASKNHRVTWGQYMKVGLAITPPVLLATLAALSLWLPWISHP